The Sinorhizobium alkalisoli genomic interval TAGGAGGGCCTGATCAGCGCGGCTTTTCGGACCGGTCGCGCGACATGCCCTTGTCCGCAAGCTCCTGCTCGTAAGCTTGGAACAGGACGTCGCCCTTCTCGCCCAACTCACGCAGGTAGGACCAGGTGTAAATGCCGGTGTCGTGGAAATCGTCGAAGCCGATCCGCACCGCATAGTTTCCCGTCGGCTGGACCGAAAGGATCTGCACATTGCGCTTGCCGGGCACAGTCACGCGCTGGCCGGGCCCATGCCCCTGCACTTCGGCCGAGGGCGAAAGCACGCGCAGCAGTTCGGCCGAAAGATCGAAGGAGGCACCATCGTCGAAGGTCACCACCAACCGATGGCGATCCTTCGATATGCGCAATTCGGTCGGCCAGTGGTCGCTCATCGCCATTACTCCCCGCTCGTCCTCTGCTAGAAAAGCTCTCTGGCGCCGCAGGCGCGCAAAGATCGCCGTGGCGCTGTGCAGTAGTAAAGCAGAATTGAACGGGCGGAAATCTCTCGGGGATTGCTTTCCGTGAGTTTGAAACAATTTGACGCAGCAGCCGCCTTGACGCGCACCCTATTGCTCACGACATTGAGGGTTCCGGGAGAAATGGATTGAACACGGCCAGAATAGACAGCGAAAGCGCGCAACCGATCGATGACGTGACCGCCCCGATGGTCGACCCTTTCGGCCGTGCGATCACCTATCTGCGGGTGTCCGTCACCGACCGCTGCGACTTCCGCTGCACATACTGTATGGCGGAACATATGACGTTCCTGCCGAAAAAGGACCTCTTGACGCTCGAGGAACTTCACCGGCTCTGTTCCGCCTTCATCGCCAAGGGCGTGCGCAAGCTGCGGCTGACCGGCGGCGAACCGCTGGTACGCAAGAACATCATGTTCCTCGTTCGGGAACTCGGTAAAGAGATCGAGGCCGGCCGGCTCGACGAATTGACGCTGACCACGAACGGCTCGCAACTCTCGAGATATGCAGCCGAACTCGCCGATTGCGGCGTCCGCCGCATCAATGTCTCGCTCGACACCCGCGATGCCGACAAATTCCGGCAGATCACCCGTTGGGGAGAGCTGGCGAAAGTGATGGAAGGCATCGATGCCGCCCAGACCGCAGGCCTCAAGGTCAAGGTCAATGCGGTGGCACTCAAGGGCTTCAACGACGCCGAGATCCCGGACCTGATGCGCTGGGCGCACGGGCGCGGCATGGACCTGACGCTGATCGAGACCATGCCGATGGGCGAGATCGACGAGGACCGCACCGATCACTACCTGCCGCTTTCCGAAATGCGCGAGCGTCTCGAGACGCAATTCACGTTACGGGATGTGCCCTACCGTACCGGCGGTCCCGCCCGTTACGTCGAGGTGGAGGAGACCGGCGGCCGGCTCGGCCTGATCACGCCCCTCACCCACAATTTCTGCGAAAGCTGCAACCGCGTCCGTCTCACCTGCACCGGCACGCTCTATATGTGCCTCGGCCAGAACGACGCCGCGGACCTGCGCGCCGCGCTGCGCGCCACCAATGACGACGCCTACCTGTCGAAAGTCATCGACGAGGCGATCGGCCGCAAACCCAAGGGCCACGATTTCATCATCGACCGCGAACACAACCGCCCCGCCGTGGCGCGGCATATGAGTGTGACTGGCGGGTGACGTTTGGTTGGCCCTCATCCGGCTGCCGCCACCTTCTCCCCGCAGGCGGGGAGAAGGGCCTCGCGGGGTCGCCTTCCCCTCCAACCACAGGTGGTGCCGACGCGGAGGAAAGCGTCCCCTCGCCCCGATTCCGGGGAGAGGGTTAGTCCTCGGGTTAAACCCGAGGAAAGGGGCCAATTTTCCGGAGTTTACGCAGCGTAAGTCGCCGCCCCATAACGCCCTTGGCCATAGCTTGACGCTACGCCGTTCGTGCCGGTCTTGAAGCGCTCAATTTTCTCGTTGAGCATTTCCACCTGGCGGCGCAGGCCGTGGATCTCGGCCGTGTTCTCCTCGACCATTGCGGCATTCTGTTGCGTGATCAATTCAACTTCGTGCACCGCGGTATTGACCTCGTTCAGGCCGCGATACTGGTCGGCGGCGGCGGCCTCGATATTGCTGACGAGGCTGTGGATCGTCGCAATGTGATCGTTGATGACCGACAGTGCATTGCCGGTTTCCTGCACCAGCTCGACGCCGCTGCGCACCTGAACGGAACTCGCGGAAATAAGCTCCTTGATCTCGCGTGCGGCACTCGCACAACGCTGGGCCAGTTCCCGCACCTCCTGCGCCACGACGGCGAAGCCGCGGCCCGCCTCGCCTGCGCGCGCCGCCTCGACGCCCGCATTCAACGCCAGCAGGTTGGTCTGGAAGGCGATTTCGTCGATTACACCGATGATCGTTCCGATCTTTTCCGAGGAACGATTGATCGCCGCCATGGCGTCAATCGCCTTGGCGACGACTTCGCCGGAATGCTGTGCATAGGAATTCGTCTCATCGACGGAAACGGTCGTCTGCCGAGCGCTCTCGGCCGTGGCGCGAACGATCTCCGTCAGCTGGCTTAGCGCCCGCGAGCTTTCCTCGAGGGCTGCCGCCTGTTGTTCGGTGCGGCGGGCAAGATCGTCGGCCGAAGCCGAGAGGTTGCCGGTGCCGCCGGTGATCTCTTCCGTCACGAGGCGGACATCCATCAGGGTCGCGCGCAGGGCTTCGACCGCATTGTTGTAGGTGCGCGCCATGATCACGTAGTCTTCCGGCAGATCCTCCGCCATGCCTTCCTCGAGATTGCCGGCGGCAAGCTGCGACAGCACGTCGGAAAGCGCATTCAGGGCCTGCATCTGTTCCGCCTCGACGCGCGCGCGCTCCTCTGAGCGGCGAGCCTGTTCCTGGGCGGACAGCGTCCGTGCCGCCTCGGCCTCGCGCCCGAGGCGGACATTTTCCAGCGCATTGTCGCGGAAGACGGCGACGGAGCGGACCATGTCGCCGATCTCGTCGCCGCGGTTGCGCCCTTCGATCGCCACTTCGAGATCGCCATTGGCAAGCCGCGTCATCGTCTCGGTGACGCGCTTCAAGGGACCGCGCAGCGTCTCCACAAGCATCAGCCCGCCAATGATCGCCAGCAGCGTCCCGGCGACCATCGCCACGATCGAGACGGTTGCCGAGCGCTGGCTGTCCTGCTTTCCGGCTTCCTGGGCACGGCTGACGAAGCTTTCCAGCGTGCTGCTTGCATCGGCGACGAGGGCCGCCGCCTCGCTCTTGGTCGCCTGCCAGCGCGCGCCGACATCGATCAGCGCCGCGGTCCCCTTGTCGATATTGTCGAGCGACGGGCCGAGCTTTGCCGGCAGCTCACGCAGGGTTGCGTTCTTCGCGCCGAGTTCGGATAGCTTGTCGGCCGTTTCGCGGACTGCCTTGAGGTCGGCGACGACGAGATCGCGGTTTGCCGGATCCAGCTTTCGATGCAACTCGCTGATGTGAAGACGGGCGCTGTCCAGCCCCTTGAACGTCTCGCCCATCAGGCCAATCAGCGTCTTCAGCGTCACGATTTCGCCGTCCATGCTGACGAAGCGCTTTGCAGCTGTATCGGAGTTGGCCGCCGCCGCCTTGGCGAAATCGGCCTCATATTTCGAGAACTTGCTGAGGATCGGCACGAGCGCGTTCTTCTTCTTGTCGTTCTCCTCAGGCCCCGCCAGGACTGCCTGGACCTGTTCCGCCAGTGCTTTGAGCTCGCCTATCGGTTTCTTGACCTTCTCGGAGGCGATCCGTTCCGACTCGTCGATCTGCTTCATCAGGTGCGGCAGCAACTTGTTCGCCTGCTCGATCTTTGCATCCGGATTGACCGCCATAGTAACCGGCAGGCGGAATTTCTTGATCCGCTCGGCCAAGCCCTGATAGGCCGCCGCGTCGAACAGCAACGCCTTTGCGAAGGCTTCCTTCTCGCCCGATTGCGAGCGCAGGATATCGATCTGCTTGTAGGCGCCGTTGCCGTTCCTGGTCATGTCGGCAAGCGCGGCTTCCAGCGATTCCGTCACCTTCTCCCGTTCGACTTCGACCGCCCAGAGCTTATCCGTCTGGGCGCGCATCCGGCTGCCGAGGCCGACGACGGAGGCGATCTGAGCCTTGTCGGCATCCCGCGTCAGCAAGGCATCAAGCGCCCCAACGCCCGCCTCCTGCTCGTCGATCGCGTGCACGAGCGCGTCGCGCGCCTTGGCACTCGGATCATCCGCGAAAGCCTGAAGGGCGCTTCTGAGCGCCTGGAAGTCCGAAAGATTGTTGATCGTTTCGCGGGTGACCGTCATGTGCCCGTTGAGGGTGCGAGCGGTGAAAAAGCCGACGAGGCCGATCCCGGCAATCAGCGCCACAAGCGGTATGACGAAAAGGAGGACTTTCGTAACAATGCGCAGGCGCTGCAGAAGGCGATCGATGACAGACATTGCGGACCCCAGTTCTTATTATGAAGAGACATGTCCGCGCGGCTTGCATTTCGCAGCACCATACATCGCTCGGATGCTTGGAGCCGCCGGGGCATCGGGCTGCGGCCGGGAACACCTCCAGCTCCGAGGTCGCAGCACGCCATGGTCGGCTTTCCGACCGTCGCCCACCGATCGCATCATGCGATGGATTGCGGAATCATCCGGACGATAGGCGGCGAAAATTAAGATTCCCCGAATGTATCAGGACCTGGTGGCGCGAAGGTCCTGGGGCATTTGTGGGGTGGTCGCGCGGAACATAGGCTTGAGTTTTGGAGAAAATGGCATTCAAAGCTAGGCAGTCGGGCGGCCGCAGCGAATAGATTCGCCCGGTCCTGCCGGGTATTTGCGCCCTAGCCGAAGGTTTTCGTGATGCACCCCTCAGCCAATCTCCGCGGCATCGTCTTCATGTGCCTGGCCATGGCCGCTTTTTCCTGTAACGACGCGCTGATCAAGTCGGTGACCGGCACGATGAATACCGGTCAGATCATGTTCGTGCGCGGTCTGCTGACCACCTTGATGGCGCTGGCGGTTGCGCTCCACTTCGGTGCCCTGCGTCCGATCCGCACGATTTTTCGGCCGGTGATCCTGCTGCGTATCGCAATGGAAGCCCTCGCATCGGTGACCTATATTTCGGCGCTCGCCCTCATACCGCTGGCCAATGCATCGGCGATCATGCAGGCGCTGCCGCTCGCGGTGACGCTCGGCGCGGCCCTCTTCCTCGGTCAGCCGGTCGGTTGGCGCCGCTGGGCGGCGATCGTGATCGGTTTTGTTGGCGTCTTGATCGTGCTGAGGCCAGGGCCCGAGGGCTTTACACCAGCGGCGCTGACAGTCGTCGCCTGCGTCTTCGTGACGGCAACGCGCGATCTCTGCACACGGCGGATCGGAACAGAAGTGCCCTCGCTCTTCATCACCGTCACCACCGCCTTCGTCACGACGCTGGTCGGAGCGGCGCTTATCGTCCCGTTCGGCGGCTGGCAGCCGGTATCGGCGACCTCCTTCACCCATATCGTCGGCGCCAGCGCGCTGTTGATGCTCGGCTATCAGACGATCGTCCTCGCCATGCGCGAGGGAGACATTTCGGTGATCGCGCCGTTCCGCTACACCGGGCTTGTCTGGTCGATCACGATCGGCATCGTCTTCTTTGCCGAGACGCCGGACCGCTGGATGCTGGCGGGCGTTGCCGTTATCATCGGCTCGGGTCTCTATACCTTTTATCGCGAAAGCCTGCGCGGACGCACCGCCGTCGCGCAGCGCGCTGTCACGAGCCCGCTGGAATAGGAATCGCTTCGATGACCGAAGGCGCCTCCACTGCAGCCGGCCGCCCAGCCGCCGTCATTCTCGCCGGCGGCCGTTCCACGCGCATGGGCACACCGAAGGCGAGCGCCAGCCTCGGCGGACGCAGCTTGCTCGCCCATGTCACAGCCCGGCTAAGGCCGCAGGTCGCAAGCATCGCCGTCAATCTCAACGCCGAACCGGGCATCGCGCTACCGAGCGATACGACCATGATAGCCGACACGATCCCGGGCTTCGCCGGCCCGCTTGCCGGCGTGCTGGCGGCAATGCGTCACGTGGCGAAGGCTTCACCGGACGCGAGCCACGTCCTGACCGTGCCGATCGACACGCCCTTCTTTCCGGCCACGCTGGCGGCCAGGCTCCGGAATGCGCTCACGTCTGCCGGCGAGATCGCCGTTGCCTGGTCCCTCGGCGCGATGCATCCGCTCTTCGCCCTGTGGCCGATCGGACTAGCAGATGACCTGGATGCCTGGATCCGCATCGACGAGAAGCGGCGCGTTCGCGCCTTCATCGCTCGCCATCCCTCGGTAGCGGTGGACTTCGCGCCGATCGCCACGACGGCAGGACCGCTCGACCCGTTCTTCAACATCAATACGCCGCAACAGCTTCAGGAGGCGGAAGCATGGCTGGCGCATATCAAGGATCCCGCACCATGAACGCACCCAGGATATTCGGCATCGCCGGCTGGAAGAACTCCGGCAAGACGGGTCTGATGGTCCGCCTCGTCAGCGAAATGACCCGGCGTGGCTATCGGGTGTCGACCGTCAAGCATGCCCACCACGACTTCGACATCGATAAGGTCGGCGCCGACAGCTACCGGCACCGCGAAGCGGGGGCGCATGAGGTGACTATCGTCTCCTCGATCCGCTTTGCCATCATGCATGAGTTGCGCGGAGCGGCCGAGCCGAGCTTCGAGGAAATCCTGTCGCGGCTCGCCCCTTGCGATCTCGTCCTCATCGAGGGATACAAGCGCGAACCAATTCCGAAGATCGAGGCCCGCCGGCTGGACTCGGCCAATCGCGAACCGCTGGCGCCAACCGACTCACACATCGTCGCCATCGCCGCCGATCACCTCGTCGCCGACAGCCCCCTGCCCGTCTTCGATCTCGACGACACGGCGGCGATCGCCGATTTCATCGAGCAAACCACGGGGTTGCGCGGCTGAACGATAGACGCGCTGTCGGTCAAGTCTGCGTCAGAGACCGTCGCGGCTGCCGCGACGTCCGTGAATGTTCCCGCGATGAGCCGGCGTTCGCAATTAAGTACTGCCATTCGATGCCACATAGGCAGATTGACTGCATTGGGCCTCGCGCTCAGACGAACAAGACAAGCATACAAGCAACTGAAGCAAAATTAGCTGTGATAGCCCGTTTTACGGAAGAACATGCCTGTGAGCGGCGCAGATACCGCAGCCCGCCTGCCGCTCGTCTGGTAGAATGGGAATCAATGGTGGGGACCACGAAGACACTCGTATTCACGTCCACCGTAACGCCCATCCTCCCAGGGCAATTCGGCTGCCGTCGCACGGGTCCCGACGGCAGCCGCACTTTTCATCAGGCCTCATTCGCTGACATTGCCGATGCCAAGTCGACGCGCAAAGGTCGCTGTAGCACTTTGAATTGCTGCATGTCTCTGTCCTTTAATCGAGATCGATTAAAGGAGACATGCAGTAGGCGCCATTGGCATGGGGTCAACGCTGCTTGCTGGCCCGGGTAGCCAGAACGTTGCGGATCGAGAAGCTTGAATGAATCCGCAGGACGCCCGGCAGCGTCGAGAGGATTTCCTTGTGGATCCGCTCGAACTCGCCGGCGCCTGCCACTTCCACCCTTAGAAGATAATCCGATCCGCCGGTCATCAGAAAGCACTCGCGGATTTCCGGATGCTTTCGCACGGCCGCTTCGAAACGGTCGAGATGTTCCTCGGTTTGCCGTTCGAGCGTGATGTTGATGATCACGGCGATCGTGTCTTCGGAACTCCCGCTGTCCACCAATGCCGTGTAGCCGCGGATGACGCCAGCCTCCTCGAGCAGTTTTATCCGCCGCAAGCAAGCCGAAGGCGACAGGCCGATTTCCTCGGCCAGGCGAGCATTGCTCATGCGCGCGTTGAGCCGCAGCAGGCGCAGGATGTTGCGGTCGATCGCATCGATTGCGGTCATGCAGGATACTCCATTTCTTCGATGATCATTCTAACAACTAATAGACTTTGCAATAAATGATCGAACTTTGCCAGACAATTCGACGAAAATTTCAATAAGTTCCCCTGCAGAAGAGAGGGGACACATGGACGGATACGCTTTTCATGCTCAAGATCGCCATGCCCGAGCTGACACGGGGGCTTCCGGCTACCTGACCATTGATCTTGCCGCCTTGCGTCGAAACTATCGGAAGCTTTCCTTGGCTGTCGCACCCGCAGCGGCCGCGGCCGTTGTAAAGGCTGACGCCTACGGACTTGGTGCCGAGCCCGTGTCCAGATCCCTGCATGCGCAAGGCTGCCGGCATTTCTTCGTTGCGCAGCTGATGGAGGCTGTCGAACTCAAGCCGCGTCTGCCGAACGACACGCAACTTTTCGTGCTTAACGGATTGCAGCCCGGCGCAGAGGAGAGCTGCGCCGACGCCGGCATCGTTCCGGTGCTCAACTCCCTCGAGCAATTCCGGCGCTGGTCGCTTGCAGCGCAGAAACTCGGACGCGTGCTGCCCGCCGTGGTGCAGTTCGACACCGGCATGTCGCGGCTGGGCGTCGCGCCGCAGGAACGCACGGCGCTCGCAGCCGAGCTCAAGGACTGCCGGAATATCGAAATCCTGTTCATCATGAGTCATCTCGCCTGCGCCGACGAAATGGACAACGGGCAGAATGCCGAGCAACTCGCGGAGATGCACCGCATCGCCGCGGAGTTTCCGGATCTGGATGTCTGCTTCGCCAACTCGGGCGGCGTTTTCCTCGGCGGCGACTATCACGGCGTCCTGGCTCGACCGGGCATCGCCCTTTACGGTGGCGCGCCCTCTGCAGGGAAACCCAATCCGATGGAGCCCGTCGTGCGGCTCGAGGTCGCCGTCATCCAGACGAGGACGGTTCCCGCCGGCACGAGGATCGGATACGGCGGCGCACACGTGGCATCCTCCGAAATGCGGCTTGCTACCATCGCCGGCGGCTACGCCGATGGCTTTCCGCGCAGCCTGAGCGGCCGCGGCGCCGTCTTTCATGCGGGCGTTCGCCTGCCGATCGTTGGACGGGTCTCGATGGACAGCATCACGGTGGATGTCACCGCCCTGCCCGACGGCGCGCTTTCGCTTGGCAGCCTAGTCGAGGTCTTCGGCCCGCATCAGACGCTGGAAGACGTGGCGGAAGCCGCCGGCACGATCTCGTACGAAATCCTGACCGGCCTCGGCCGTCGATATGACCGGCGGTATCGCTGAGCATACTTCTATTGAGGGAAGCCATGAAAGTCATCGTACTTGGTGCCGGAGTGGTCGGCGTAACCAGCGCCTATCAACTGGCAAAGGCAGGTCACGAGGTCACGGTCGTCGACCGCCAGGACGGACCCGCTCTCGAGACCAGCTTCGCCAATGCAGGCGAAGTCTCCTTCGGGTATTGCTCGCCCTGGGCGGCGCCGGGCATCCCGGCGAAGGCGCTGAAATGGCTGTTGATGCGACACCCGCCGCTCATCCTGCGTCCCAAGCTCGACCGCGCAATGCTCGCCTGGATGTTCCAGATGCTGAGAAACTGCACGCCCGAGCGCTACGCGGTCAACAAGAGCCGCATGCTGCGTCTCGCCGATTACAGCCGGACGTCCCTCGCCGAGGTACGGGCCGAAACGGGCATTGGCTATGACGAGCGCATGAAGGGCACACTGCAGCTCTTCAGGACGCAACAACAGCTCGACGCCTCGGCAAAGGACGTGAAAGCCCTGTCGGCCGATGGCATCCCGTACGAAGTGCTCGACCGGGATGACTGCATCCTGGCGGAGCCCGCGCTGAAGCATGTCCGCGAAAAGATCGTCGGCGGATTGCTGACGCCGAATGACGAGACCGGCGATTGCTTCAAGTTCACCAACACGCTGGCCGCGAAGGTCGCAGAGCGTGGCGTCCGCTTCGCCTATGGCACACGCATCAAGGACCTCGGCGTGGAAGGCGGCCGGGTGCATGGGGTCGCCACCGATCGCGGCTGGTTGAGCGCCGATGCGGTCGTCGTTGCGCTCGGCAGCTATTCACCGCTCCTGCTGAAGCCGCTCGGCATCAAACTGCCGGTCTATCCCGTCAAAGGCTATTCGCTGACGATTCCGATCACCGATCCATCGCGCGCACCGGAGTCGACAGTGATGGACGAGACCTACAAGATCGCGATCACCAGGCTCGGTGACCGCATCCGGGTCGGCGGCATGGCGGAGATTTCGGGCTACACGAATGACCTTTGCAGCGCCCGGCGGCGCACGCTCGAACATTCGGTAACCGATCTGTTCCCGGGTGGTGATGTGCAGAAAGCATCGTTCTGGTCCGGCCTGAGGCCGATGACCCCGGACGGGACGCCGGTCATCGGTGCCACAAAGATCGCCGGTCTCTTCCTCAATACGGGCCATGGCACGCTGGGCTGGACGATGAGCTGCGGGTCGGCGCGGCTCATCAGCGACCTGGTGAGCGGCCGAAAGCCGGATATCGACGCGGCCGATCTCGCGATCGCCCGTTACAGCTGATCCAAAATCCAAGTTCGGAGGTACTCATGATTGAAGCGATTGCAACTGCTGACGCACCGGGCGCCATTGGCCCCTTTTCCCAGGCGATAAAGGTCGGCGATCTGCTCTTCGTCTCGGGTCAGCTCCCAATCGACCCGGCTACCGGCGAGTTCGTGTCCAACGATCCCGTGGAGCAGGCAAGACAATGCCTGAAGAACGTCGCCGCGATCGCCAAGGCGGCGGGATCGGGAATCGAGAGGACCGTCAAGACGACCGTGCTGCTGACAGACCTTTCCAAATTCGCCGACGTCAACAATGTCTATGCAACATTCTTCGAGAAGCCCTTTCCCGCTCGCGCCTGCTATCAGGTCAGCGCTCTGCCGAAGGGCGCGCAGGTGGAAATTGAAGCGGTGATTGCCCTCAGGTCGTGACACGCAGTCCCGGCCCACCATCCTCGACCTGGCCGATGATCCGCGCGGCCGAATAGCCCGCCTGAATAATGTCCCGGAGCAGCGCTTCCGCGCGCTCCGGTCTGCAGGAAACGAGAAGACCGCCGGAGGTCTGGGGGTCGGTCAGGATGTGGCGCTGCCATGGCGGGAGGTCGTCGGGAACGAGCACGCTCATGCCGTAGCTCGCCCAGTTGCGATGGGAGGCGCCGGTCACATATCCTGCTTCCGCGAGTTCGGCGCAGCGGGCAAAGAGGGCAATGTCGCGTGCCCTGAGCGATATCCGCTTGTCCGATCCCCTGGCCATCTCCAGCGCGTGGCCGAGAATGCCGAAGCCGGTAACGTCGGTGACGGCGTGCACATCGACATTCTTTGCAAGCTCTGCGCCGACACGGTTGAGGAGCGTTGTCGAGGCGATGAGTTCGGCATAGGCATCCGACGGCAATGCGCCCTTCTTGAAGGCCGCCGAATAGATTCCGACCCCCAACGCCTTCGTCAGGATCAGCGCGTCGCCGACGCGGGCATCGCTGTTGCGCCGAATGCTGGCGGGCGGGGCTGTGCCGATCACCGCAAGGCCATAGATCGGCTCCAGCGAATCGATCGAGTGGCCGCCGGCAACGGGAATGCCGGCCTCCGCACAGATCGCGCCACCGCCTCTCAGGATCTCCCGGACCATCTCCGTTGGCATTTTTTCGACCGGCATGCCGACGATCGCAAGCGCCATGATCGGCCGTCCGCCCATGGCATAGACATCGGAGAGCGCATTGGCCGCCGCGATCCGGCCGAAGTCGAAAGGATCGTCGACCATCGGCATGAAGAAATCGGTGGTCGCTATGATGCAGGTCTCGTCATCGAGCTGCCAGACGGCGGCATCGTCACCTGTTTCGGTGCCGACGAGGAGCCGGGCGAATTGCCCGCCGACGGGTTGATCGACCAGCAATTGCTGCAGCACCGATGGCGCCAGCTTGCAGCCGCAGCCGCCGCCGTGGGCAAGCGCCGTCAGACGAAAGGGCGTTGTCGCAGTCGAATTATCCATGCCGGCCTCCCGCTAGCGGATTGGCCCGAAGATCCTCCCGGATCTTCGGAGATGCGCAGGTTCAAAGAGTAACAGCAGCCTTTGCGAGTCTGAAAAGACGCGCGCCGCTTTGGGCGAACTGGGCGGCGGGCCGACGATGTCTTGCCGACGGGGGCGGCAAGGAAGCAAGCGAGCCGGGAACGGACGGGCATCAACGGCCGTCGTCGGCAGCGCGGCGTCAGCCCTATTCATAGTGCCCCGGGACCCGGGAGCGGCGTGCAAGCCCATCGATCGATTATGGTTGTTCGTAACACAGGCGTCAATTTGCAACTGCTGCCTGTTTCCTTGAATCGACTTCGATTCAAGCACAAAGACATGCAGCAGTTCGAAGTGCTACAGCGCTGAAAACCTCCCTCAAATCGCGCCGTCTCGATAACGACGGCGTTACCCTGGCATTCAACAAGTCATCGTTTCCGTTCTTATTAATTTGACAATAGAACAGAGACGGCTAAGATTCTAATTTCAAAGGTCGAGTTTGCATTGCAGCGCCGCGCTTCAGACGTCTCCGAGGTGGTCAAAGGGAGACATGCGGCAGCGGCGCATCGTAGTTGTTCCGGCACGCCC includes:
- a CDS encoding RidA family protein, with the protein product MIEAIATADAPGAIGPFSQAIKVGDLLFVSGQLPIDPATGEFVSNDPVEQARQCLKNVAAIAKAAGSGIERTVKTTVLLTDLSKFADVNNVYATFFEKPFPARACYQVSALPKGAQVEIEAVIALRS
- the selD gene encoding selenide, water dikinase SelD, whose product is MDNSTATTPFRLTALAHGGGCGCKLAPSVLQQLLVDQPVGGQFARLLVGTETGDDAAVWQLDDETCIIATTDFFMPMVDDPFDFGRIAAANALSDVYAMGGRPIMALAIVGMPVEKMPTEMVREILRGGGAICAEAGIPVAGGHSIDSLEPIYGLAVIGTAPPASIRRNSDARVGDALILTKALGVGIYSAAFKKGALPSDAYAELIASTTLLNRVGAELAKNVDVHAVTDVTGFGILGHALEMARGSDKRISLRARDIALFARCAELAEAGYVTGASHRNWASYGMSVLVPDDLPPWQRHILTDPQTSGGLLVSCRPERAEALLRDIIQAGYSAARIIGQVEDGGPGLRVTT